A stretch of the Malus domestica chromosome 08, GDT2T_hap1 genome encodes the following:
- the LOC103420939 gene encoding 3-ketoacyl-CoA synthase 4, with amino-acid sequence MDPGGATNVATARGGGGEVGVRIHQTRRLPDFLQSVNLKYVKLGYHYLISNLLTLCFIPLIIVTLIEASQMDIYDIQQLWLHLQYNLVSVIICSAVLVFGLTVYIMTRPRPVYLVDYACYRPPDHLKAPYQRFMEHSRLTQDFDDSSLEFQRKILERSGLGEETYVPEAMHYIPPRPSMAAAREEAEQVMYGALDNLFANTHVKPKDIGILVVNCSLFNPTPSLSAMIVNKYKLRGNIRSFNLGGMGCSAGVIAVDLAKDLLQIHRNTYAVVVSTENITQNWYFGNKKSMLIPNCLFRVGGSAVLLSNKSVDRRRAKYKLVHVVRTHRGADDKAFRCVYQEQDDKGKTGVSLSKDLMAIAGGALKTNITTLGPIVLPISEQLLFFSSLVVKKLFKSNVKPYIPDFKLAFDHFCIHAGGRAVIDELEKNLQLLPIHVEASRMTLHRFGNTSSSSIWYELAYMEAKGRIRRGNRIWQIAFGSGFKCNSAVWEALRNVKPSCNGPWEDCIDKYPVKVVS; translated from the coding sequence ATGGACCCAGGCGGAGCAACCAATGTCGCCACCGCGCGCGGCGGAGGCGGTGAGGTCGGGGTCCGGATTCACCAAACCCGACGGCTCCCCGATTTCCTCCAGAGCGTTAATCTCAAGTACGTGAAATTAGGGTACCATTACTTGATCTCCAATCTCTTAACCCTCTGCTTTATCCCGTTGATTATCGTAACCCTAATCGAAGCCTCCCAAATGGACATTTACGACATTCAACAACTCTGGCTGCACCTCCAGTACAATCTCGTCTCCGTCATCATCTGCTCCGCCGTCCTCGTCTTCGGGTTGACCGTCTACATCATGACCCGACCCAGACCCGTTTACTTGGTCGATTACGCCTGCTACCGCCCGCCCGATCACCTCAAGGCACCGTACCAGCGCTTCATGGAGCACTCCCGCCTCACGCAGGACTTCGACGACTCGTCGCTCGAGTTCCAGCGCAAGATTCTCGAGCGCTCCGGCCTCGGCGAGGAGACTTATGTCCCGGAGGCGATGCATTACATCCCTCCCCGGCCGTCGATGGCCGCCGCCAGGGAGGAGGCGGAGCAGGTGATGTACGGTGCTCTGGATAATCTGTTTGCCAATACCCATGTGAAGCCAAAGGACATTGGGATTCTCGTTGTGAATTGCAGCTTGTTTAATCCGACGCCGTCGCTTTCCGCCATGATTGTTAATAAGTACAAATTGAGGGGTAATATTAGGAGTTTCAATTTGGGGGGAATGGGTTGTAGTGCTGGGGTTATAGCTGTTGATCTTGCCAAGGACTTGTTGCAAATCCACCGGAATACTTATGCTGTTGTTGTTAGTACTGAGAACATTACTCAGAATTGGTATTTTGGGAATAAGAAGTCTATGTTGATACCCAATTGCTTGTTTCGTGTTGGGGGTTCCGCGGTTTTGCTTTCCAATAAGTCCGTTGATAGGAGGCGGGCTAAGTACAAGCTTGTTCATGTTGTGAGGACCCATCGTGGCGCGGATGATAAAGCTTTTCGTTGTGTTTATCAGGAGCAGGATGACAAGGGGAAGACTGGTGTGTCTTTGTCGAAAGATTTGATGGCAATTGCCGGTGGGGCGCTTAAGACCAACATTACCACTTTGGGACCTATTGTGCTTCCTATAAGCGAGcagcttcttttcttttcatcacTTGTGGTTAAGAAGCTGTTCAAGTCCAACGTCAAGCCATATATCCCGGATTTCAAGCTGGCATTTGATCATTTTTGCATACACGCCGGAGGAAGGGCTGTGATTGATGAGCTGGAGAAGAACCTGCAGTTGCTGCCTATACATGTTGAGGCCTCTCGAATGACTCTACACCGGTTTGGGAATACTTCGTCGAGctccatttggtatgaattggCGTATATGGAGGCCAAGGGGAGGATCCGCAGGGGCAATCGTATCTGGCAGATTGCCTTTGGAAGTGGTTTTAAATGTAACAGTGCGGTCTGGGAGGCACTTCGGAATGTGAAGCCATCTTGTAATGGTCCTTGGGAAGACTGCATTGACAAGTATCCTGTGAAAGTAGTTTCCTAG
- the LOC103428648 gene encoding uncharacterized protein isoform X3, with the protein MGYEFTVVTADIDEKSIRTEKPEELVLVLAKAKADAIISKLQSINNQEKDAEPTIVIAADTAEAISQKLPVGDYIKDAEPTLLVTSDQVVVYEGVIREKPSSKEEARQFLKDYSGGHAATVGSVHVTNLKTGFSKGEWDRVEIYFHKIPDEVIEKLIEEGIVLKVAGGLIIEHPLILPYVKEVVGTTDSVMGLPIDLTRTLLKEAL; encoded by the exons ATGGGATATGAATTCACAGTCGTG ACTGCAGACATTGATGAAAAATCCATCCGAACGGAAAAACCAGAGGAGTTGGTTTTGGTTCTTGCCAAGGCAAAG GCCGATGCTATTATATCAAAGTTGCAAAGCATCAATAATCAAGAGAAGGATGCTGAGCCGACAATTGTGATTGCGGCAGACACA GCAGAAGCCATTTCACAAAAGCTCCCAGTTGGGGACTACATAAAGGATGCCGAACCAACACTATTAGTTACTTCTGATCAA GTGGTGGTCTATGAAGGTGTGATCCGGGAAAAACCATCCAGCAAGGAAGAAGCACGGCAATTTTTGAAAG ATTATTCTGGAGGGCATGCAGCAACAGTAGGATCTGTGCATGTTACAAACCTTAAAACGGGATTCAGTAAGGGAGAATGGGATCGAGTGGAg ATTTATTTCCATAAAATACCAGATGAAGTCATTGAGAAGCTG ATTGAGGAGGGGATAGTGCTCAAAGTTGCCGGGGGACTCATAATCGAACATCCTCTTATTCTTCCCTATGTCAAAGAAGTG GTAGGGACAACCGATAGCGTGATGGGACTTCCCATAGATCTCACTAGGACACTCCTGAAAGAGGCCCTCTAG
- the LOC103428648 gene encoding uncharacterized protein isoform X4: protein MEADSSSFKIILGSASIARRKILAEMGYEFTVVTADIDEKSIRTEKPEELVLVLAKAKADAIISKLQSINNQEKDAEPTIVIAADTVVVYEGVIREKPSSKEEARQFLKDYSGGHAATVGSVHVTNLKTGFSKGEWDRVEIYFHKIPDEVIEKLIEEGIVLKVAGGLIIEHPLILPYVKEVVGTTDSVMGLPIDLTRTLLKEAL from the exons ATGGAAGCCGATTCATCTTCCTTCAAG ATAATCTTGGGATCGGCTTCGATAGCACGCCGGAAAATATTGGCTGAAATGGGATATGAATTCACAGTCGTG ACTGCAGACATTGATGAAAAATCCATCCGAACGGAAAAACCAGAGGAGTTGGTTTTGGTTCTTGCCAAGGCAAAG GCCGATGCTATTATATCAAAGTTGCAAAGCATCAATAATCAAGAGAAGGATGCTGAGCCGACAATTGTGATTGCGGCAGACACA GTGGTGGTCTATGAAGGTGTGATCCGGGAAAAACCATCCAGCAAGGAAGAAGCACGGCAATTTTTGAAAG ATTATTCTGGAGGGCATGCAGCAACAGTAGGATCTGTGCATGTTACAAACCTTAAAACGGGATTCAGTAAGGGAGAATGGGATCGAGTGGAg ATTTATTTCCATAAAATACCAGATGAAGTCATTGAGAAGCTG ATTGAGGAGGGGATAGTGCTCAAAGTTGCCGGGGGACTCATAATCGAACATCCTCTTATTCTTCCCTATGTCAAAGAAGTG GTAGGGACAACCGATAGCGTGATGGGACTTCCCATAGATCTCACTAGGACACTCCTGAAAGAGGCCCTCTAG
- the LOC103428648 gene encoding uncharacterized protein isoform X1 has product MEADSSSFKIILGSASIARRKILAEMGYEFTVVTADIDEKSIRTEKPEELVLVLAKAKADAIISKLQSINNQEKDAEPTIVIAADTAEAISQKLPVGDYIKDAEPTLLVTSDQVVVYEGVIREKPSSKEEARQFLKDYSGGHAATVGSVHVTNLKTGFSKGEWDRVEIYFHKIPDEVIEKLIEEGIVLKVAGGLIIEHPLILPYVKEVVGTTDSVMGLPIDLTRTLLKEAL; this is encoded by the exons ATGGAAGCCGATTCATCTTCCTTCAAG ATAATCTTGGGATCGGCTTCGATAGCACGCCGGAAAATATTGGCTGAAATGGGATATGAATTCACAGTCGTG ACTGCAGACATTGATGAAAAATCCATCCGAACGGAAAAACCAGAGGAGTTGGTTTTGGTTCTTGCCAAGGCAAAG GCCGATGCTATTATATCAAAGTTGCAAAGCATCAATAATCAAGAGAAGGATGCTGAGCCGACAATTGTGATTGCGGCAGACACA GCAGAAGCCATTTCACAAAAGCTCCCAGTTGGGGACTACATAAAGGATGCCGAACCAACACTATTAGTTACTTCTGATCAA GTGGTGGTCTATGAAGGTGTGATCCGGGAAAAACCATCCAGCAAGGAAGAAGCACGGCAATTTTTGAAAG ATTATTCTGGAGGGCATGCAGCAACAGTAGGATCTGTGCATGTTACAAACCTTAAAACGGGATTCAGTAAGGGAGAATGGGATCGAGTGGAg ATTTATTTCCATAAAATACCAGATGAAGTCATTGAGAAGCTG ATTGAGGAGGGGATAGTGCTCAAAGTTGCCGGGGGACTCATAATCGAACATCCTCTTATTCTTCCCTATGTCAAAGAAGTG GTAGGGACAACCGATAGCGTGATGGGACTTCCCATAGATCTCACTAGGACACTCCTGAAAGAGGCCCTCTAG
- the LOC103428648 gene encoding uncharacterized protein isoform X5, with product MEADSSSFKIILGSASIARRKILAEMGYEFTVVTADIDEKSIRTEKPEELVLVLAKAKADAIISKLQSINNQEKDAEPTIVIAADTVVVYEGVIREKPSSKEEARQFLKDYSGGHAATVGSVHVTNLKTGFSKGEWDRVEIYFHKIPDEVIEKLIEEGIVLKVAGGLIIEHPLILPYVKEVELLFNESCKHNPLWSDV from the exons ATGGAAGCCGATTCATCTTCCTTCAAG ATAATCTTGGGATCGGCTTCGATAGCACGCCGGAAAATATTGGCTGAAATGGGATATGAATTCACAGTCGTG ACTGCAGACATTGATGAAAAATCCATCCGAACGGAAAAACCAGAGGAGTTGGTTTTGGTTCTTGCCAAGGCAAAG GCCGATGCTATTATATCAAAGTTGCAAAGCATCAATAATCAAGAGAAGGATGCTGAGCCGACAATTGTGATTGCGGCAGACACA GTGGTGGTCTATGAAGGTGTGATCCGGGAAAAACCATCCAGCAAGGAAGAAGCACGGCAATTTTTGAAAG ATTATTCTGGAGGGCATGCAGCAACAGTAGGATCTGTGCATGTTACAAACCTTAAAACGGGATTCAGTAAGGGAGAATGGGATCGAGTGGAg ATTTATTTCCATAAAATACCAGATGAAGTCATTGAGAAGCTG ATTGAGGAGGGGATAGTGCTCAAAGTTGCCGGGGGACTCATAATCGAACATCCTCTTATTCTTCCCTATGTCAAAGAAGTG GAGCTTTTGTTTAATGAATCCTGCAAGCATAACCCATTGTGGTCGGATGTTTGA
- the LOC103428648 gene encoding uncharacterized protein isoform X2 yields the protein MEADSSSFKIILGSASIARRKILAEMGYEFTVVTADIDEKSIRTEKPEELVLVLAKAKADAIISKLQSINNQEKDAEPTIVIAADTAEAISQKLPVGDYIKDAEPTLLVTSDQVVVYEGVIREKPSSKEEARQFLKDYSGGHAATVGSVHVTNLKTGFSKGEWDRVEIYFHKIPDEVIEKLIEEGIVLKVAGGLIIEHPLILPYVKEVELLFNESCKHNPLWSDV from the exons ATGGAAGCCGATTCATCTTCCTTCAAG ATAATCTTGGGATCGGCTTCGATAGCACGCCGGAAAATATTGGCTGAAATGGGATATGAATTCACAGTCGTG ACTGCAGACATTGATGAAAAATCCATCCGAACGGAAAAACCAGAGGAGTTGGTTTTGGTTCTTGCCAAGGCAAAG GCCGATGCTATTATATCAAAGTTGCAAAGCATCAATAATCAAGAGAAGGATGCTGAGCCGACAATTGTGATTGCGGCAGACACA GCAGAAGCCATTTCACAAAAGCTCCCAGTTGGGGACTACATAAAGGATGCCGAACCAACACTATTAGTTACTTCTGATCAA GTGGTGGTCTATGAAGGTGTGATCCGGGAAAAACCATCCAGCAAGGAAGAAGCACGGCAATTTTTGAAAG ATTATTCTGGAGGGCATGCAGCAACAGTAGGATCTGTGCATGTTACAAACCTTAAAACGGGATTCAGTAAGGGAGAATGGGATCGAGTGGAg ATTTATTTCCATAAAATACCAGATGAAGTCATTGAGAAGCTG ATTGAGGAGGGGATAGTGCTCAAAGTTGCCGGGGGACTCATAATCGAACATCCTCTTATTCTTCCCTATGTCAAAGAAGTG GAGCTTTTGTTTAATGAATCCTGCAAGCATAACCCATTGTGGTCGGATGTTTGA